A region of Planktothrix tepida PCC 9214 DNA encodes the following proteins:
- the crtD gene encoding C-3',4' desaturase CrtD, producing the protein MNTGRRVIVIGAGIGGLTAGALLAYRGYSVLILDQAIVPGGCASTFQRRGFTFDVGATQVAGLEPGGIHHRIFTELGIELPAATPCDPACAVFLPGETEPIQVWRAPQKWQQERQRQFPGSEPFWQLMATLFEASWRFQSRDPVLPPRNLWDLGQLIQAVRPDTLITLPFALMTVADALRLYNLQDNLRLKTFLDLQLKLYSQVDTEETALLYAATALGVSQEPQGLSHLQGSMQVLSDRLVEALERDGGKLLMRHTVEGIETENGQAVAVKIRNQKTGEVWRETADQIVANVTVQNLIQLLDEKPEKSRPTLSISFPLYQRRIEKLPPASGAFVIYLGVQQQAIPANCPPHLQFLYDYQGVIGENNSLFVSVSHPGDGRAPEGQATIIASSFTDTQQWWQCSDYQQLKQQYTDTAINRLRSYFDLTPETIIYQEAATPRTFERYTARDQGVVGGVGQRLSTFGPFGLANRTPIKHLWLVGDSTHPGEGTAGVSYSALTVVRQIEASIF; encoded by the coding sequence GTGAACACAGGACGACGGGTGATTGTGATCGGGGCGGGAATTGGGGGATTAACCGCCGGGGCGTTATTAGCTTATCGGGGATATTCCGTTTTAATCTTAGACCAAGCCATCGTACCGGGGGGATGTGCTTCCACTTTTCAACGTCGGGGGTTTACCTTTGATGTCGGGGCGACTCAGGTAGCAGGTCTCGAACCGGGTGGCATTCATCACCGCATTTTCACGGAGTTAGGAATAGAATTGCCCGCCGCAACTCCCTGTGATCCCGCTTGTGCGGTGTTTTTACCCGGAGAAACCGAACCCATCCAAGTGTGGCGAGCCCCGCAAAAATGGCAACAGGAACGACAACGACAATTTCCGGGGAGTGAACCGTTTTGGCAGTTAATGGCGACGTTATTTGAGGCGAGTTGGCGGTTTCAAAGCCGTGACCCCGTGTTACCGCCTCGGAATTTATGGGATTTGGGACAGTTAATACAAGCGGTGCGTCCCGATACCTTAATCACCTTACCCTTTGCCTTGATGACGGTGGCTGATGCGTTACGGTTGTATAATTTACAGGACAATCTTCGCCTCAAAACCTTTTTAGATTTACAACTGAAATTATATTCTCAAGTTGATACGGAAGAAACGGCTTTATTGTACGCAGCAACGGCGTTAGGGGTGTCTCAGGAACCTCAAGGATTATCCCATCTTCAAGGCAGTATGCAGGTGTTAAGCGATCGCTTAGTTGAAGCTTTAGAACGAGATGGCGGTAAACTCTTAATGCGGCATACCGTTGAAGGAATTGAAACAGAAAACGGTCAAGCCGTAGCTGTTAAAATTAGAAATCAAAAAACCGGAGAAGTTTGGCGAGAAACAGCAGATCAAATTGTTGCTAATGTCACGGTACAAAATTTAATTCAATTGTTAGATGAAAAACCTGAAAAATCCCGCCCGACCTTATCGATTTCATTCCCTTTATATCAACGACGAATTGAAAAATTACCTCCGGCATCTGGCGCATTTGTGATTTATTTAGGAGTGCAACAACAAGCGATTCCGGCTAATTGTCCTCCCCATTTACAATTTCTCTATGATTATCAAGGCGTTATTGGCGAAAATAATTCTTTATTTGTGTCAGTCAGCCACCCCGGAGACGGACGAGCACCTGAAGGACAAGCCACAATTATTGCTTCTAGTTTTACCGATACTCAACAATGGTGGCAGTGTTCAGATTATCAACAATTAAAACAACAGTATACAGACACCGCCATTAACCGTTTAAGGTCTTACTTTGACTTAACCCCAGAAACAATTATTTACCAAGAAGCCGCCACCCCTCGCACCTTTGAACGCTATACTGCTCGTGATCAAGGAGTGGTTGGGGGAGTGGGTCAACGACTTTCCACCTTTGGGCCGTTTGGATTAGCGAATCGTACCCCCATTAAACACCTTTGGTTAGTGGGAGATTCTACCCATCCGGGTGAGGGAACCGCAGGGGTTTCTTATTCCGCTTTAACCGTTGTTCGACAAATTGAAGCTTCGATATTTTAG
- a CDS encoding response regulator, which produces MKRVLIIDDDRAIGQIVQISLKAIAGWEVLMETSGQQGIDRALVERPDVILLDVMMPEMDGITTFKKIQETSIIASIPVILLTAKAQIHEKQQLSELPIAGVITKPFTAPDLVQQMRLLLHWKE; this is translated from the coding sequence ATGAAGCGAGTTCTTATTATTGATGATGATCGGGCGATCGGTCAAATTGTCCAGATTTCCTTAAAAGCGATTGCTGGATGGGAGGTGTTGATGGAAACATCCGGTCAGCAAGGCATTGATCGAGCGTTAGTAGAACGTCCTGATGTTATTCTATTAGATGTGATGATGCCAGAAATGGATGGTATTACGACCTTTAAAAAAATACAGGAAACTTCAATTATTGCATCGATTCCCGTTATTTTATTAACGGCAAAAGCTCAGATTCACGAAAAACAACAATTGAGTGAACTTCCTATTGCTGGAGTCATTACTAAACCCTTCACGGCTCCTGATTTAGTTCAACAGATGCGCTTGCTGTTGCATTGGAAAGAGTAA
- a CDS encoding SDR family NAD(P)-dependent oxidoreductase, with protein MKTALITGASVGIGAAFAKELASRKMDVVLVARSQDKLEKLAEHFQTQYNIKVHVIPQDLTQPGAAKAVYDAISQAGLTVDLLINNAGFGDYGAFVDRPLEKQVQMIQLNILALVELTHLFLTDMKKRGSGAIVNVASIAGYQPLPYSSVYSGTKAFVLTFTEALWAENKDSGVRILVVCPGPTESNFFVEAEFPQTFAGAGQNYATAEEVVEETLQALEKEFSTLVTGGLSNQFIVNLPRFFPRDTIVSIVEKQFKPKK; from the coding sequence ATGAAGACTGCGTTAATTACAGGAGCGTCTGTTGGAATTGGGGCGGCGTTTGCAAAGGAACTGGCATCTCGCAAAATGGATGTGGTTTTGGTAGCTCGTTCTCAAGATAAATTAGAAAAACTAGCTGAACACTTTCAGACTCAATATAATATTAAAGTTCATGTCATTCCTCAAGATTTAACTCAACCGGGTGCAGCAAAAGCAGTTTATGATGCCATCTCTCAAGCGGGATTAACTGTTGATTTACTGATTAATAATGCTGGGTTTGGAGATTATGGTGCGTTTGTTGATAGACCCTTAGAAAAACAAGTTCAAATGATTCAGTTGAATATTTTAGCTTTAGTTGAACTGACTCATTTATTCTTAACCGATATGAAAAAACGAGGTTCAGGTGCAATTGTTAATGTGGCTTCTATTGCGGGTTATCAACCTTTACCTTATTCTTCCGTTTACTCTGGAACAAAAGCCTTTGTTTTGACGTTTACAGAAGCCTTATGGGCAGAAAATAAAGACTCTGGGGTGAGAATTTTAGTGGTGTGTCCTGGCCCTACAGAATCTAACTTTTTTGTAGAAGCAGAATTTCCCCAAACCTTTGCAGGTGCCGGACAAAATTATGCAACGGCGGAGGAAGTAGTTGAAGAGACGTTACAAGCGTTAGAAAAAGAGTTTTCAACTTTAGTAACGGGGGGATTAAGTAATCAATTTATTGTGAATTTACCTCGATTTTTTCCTAGGGATACGATTGTTAGTATTGTAGAAAAACAGTTTAAACCTAAGAAATAA
- a CDS encoding RNA-guided endonuclease InsQ/TnpB family protein → MDDMTKITRTIKLKFVDLNRCKAQVFEQMTAENTRVANKLLSLPIKERRKMTTAKIMSELKSALVNQVIRHTTSPTGRKTKQYKVLPVEVNNQNWKLTLKGNTYSISFPTLKGEKRIPIEVASPHWQPVLDGLLEGTIQGGSFKLIKHRNKWYAYLSITEDVPEVKTEKRLGCDRGQNNLAVVAPKQGFGKFFNGQSVKHRRRYFQQRRKQLQEAKKFRALKKWDKKERRWMDAINHTISRRIVRFAEYHNADVVIEDLEGCRSTMKQSQKSRSDSGESRHNWSYYSLEQKLNYKLALKGLKLIKRPAPYTSKSCSTCGFIGKRNRHDFNCPNGHYHNSDLNAAKNLAQWDGFSCQLDLQRDASVMDSSGLTDGVLGTPLNSVNTVKQEYIQLSLLDWTRYENPTPLA, encoded by the coding sequence ATGGATGACATGACAAAAATAACTCGGACGATTAAATTGAAATTCGTGGATCTCAACCGTTGTAAAGCTCAGGTGTTTGAGCAAATGACGGCAGAAAACACACGGGTTGCCAACAAGCTGTTGTCATTGCCGATTAAAGAACGGCGTAAAATGACAACAGCTAAAATTATGTCCGAGTTAAAATCTGCCCTTGTTAACCAAGTAATCCGACATACCACATCACCCACAGGTCGTAAAACCAAACAATATAAAGTTCTTCCTGTGGAAGTTAACAACCAAAACTGGAAGTTAACCCTAAAAGGGAATACTTATTCAATTAGTTTTCCAACCCTTAAAGGTGAAAAAAGAATTCCCATTGAAGTTGCATCTCCCCATTGGCAACCTGTTTTAGACGGATTGTTAGAGGGAACAATTCAAGGGGGTTCTTTTAAATTAATTAAACATCGAAATAAGTGGTATGCCTATCTGTCAATTACTGAGGATGTTCCAGAAGTTAAGACGGAGAAAAGATTAGGATGTGACCGAGGACAGAATAATTTAGCGGTAGTTGCACCTAAACAGGGTTTTGGTAAGTTCTTTAATGGTCAAAGCGTTAAGCATCGGAGACGTTATTTTCAACAACGAAGAAAACAACTTCAAGAAGCTAAAAAGTTTCGAGCATTAAAGAAATGGGACAAAAAAGAACGACGATGGATGGATGCAATCAATCATACAATCAGCCGTCGAATTGTTCGTTTTGCCGAATACCATAATGCTGATGTTGTTATTGAGGATTTAGAAGGATGTCGAAGCACAATGAAACAGAGCCAAAAATCTCGTTCTGATTCCGGTGAATCTCGACATAATTGGTCTTATTATTCTTTGGAACAGAAACTTAATTATAAGTTGGCTCTTAAAGGATTGAAATTAATTAAAAGACCTGCGCCATACACTTCCAAATCCTGTTCAACCTGTGGTTTTATTGGTAAAAGAAATCGACATGATTTCAATTGCCCTAATGGTCACTACCATAACTCTGATTTGAATGCTGCGAAAAACCTAGCTCAATGGGACGGTTTTTCTTGTCAGTTAGACCTACAGAGAGATGCTTCTGTAATGGATTCATCCGGTTTAACTGATGGGGTGCTTGGCACACCCCTGAACTCGGTGAATACAGTCAAACAAGAGTATATTCAACTGTCTCTGCTTGACTGGACTAGATACGAGAATCCCACCCCTTTAGCGTAG
- a CDS encoding RNA-guided endonuclease InsQ/TnpB family protein, which produces MLKATKVRLYPTPEQELALAKSFGCARWYWNFALNACIQHYQETGKSLKLASYKGMLPQLKKEYPWLKENCYSSVLQCVAINLDRAYKNFFEGRAKFPNFKSKHHKQSIQYPQSVTVNGEYLKVPKIGEIKAIFHREVTGKIKTVTISKTSTDKYFASILCEVEGTDVKQSGDNIIGIDLGLKDFAITHNGENATKYANPKHLYRHQKNLARKQKKLSRKTKGSKSREKFRKIVAKVHEKITNSRQDFLHKLSRKLVNESQVIVVENLNVKGMVKNRKLSKAISDVGWGKFVNFIDYKLKQSNGELVEIDRFFPSSKTCSSCGHVLDGLSLDIREWDCPNCHTHHDRDENAALNIRNEGIRILTEGGGNLVFADGGCVRPPACKSKGHWSVNSEAYTALVGSV; this is translated from the coding sequence GTGCTAAAGGCAACAAAAGTAAGGCTCTATCCAACACCTGAACAGGAGTTGGCATTAGCTAAATCGTTTGGCTGTGCAAGATGGTATTGGAATTTTGCCTTAAATGCCTGTATTCAGCACTATCAAGAAACTGGTAAAAGCCTAAAATTAGCATCTTATAAAGGAATGCTCCCTCAACTTAAAAAAGAATATCCTTGGCTCAAAGAGAATTGCTACTCATCAGTTCTTCAATGTGTAGCTATAAATTTAGATAGAGCCTACAAAAACTTTTTTGAGGGACGAGCTAAATTTCCTAATTTCAAATCCAAACATCACAAGCAATCAATTCAGTATCCCCAAAGTGTTACTGTTAATGGTGAATACCTAAAAGTTCCCAAAATTGGTGAGATCAAAGCGATATTTCATCGAGAAGTTACGGGAAAGATTAAAACAGTAACAATCTCCAAAACTTCGACTGATAAATATTTTGCTTCAATTTTATGTGAAGTCGAAGGAACTGACGTTAAACAGTCGGGAGATAATATTATTGGGATTGATCTAGGGTTAAAAGATTTCGCAATTACTCATAATGGAGAAAATGCAACTAAATACGCTAACCCCAAACATTTATATCGTCATCAGAAAAATCTAGCCCGGAAACAGAAAAAACTCTCCCGAAAAACTAAAGGTAGTAAATCGAGAGAGAAGTTTAGAAAAATTGTAGCTAAGGTTCACGAAAAGATAACCAACTCCCGCCAAGATTTCTTGCATAAATTATCAAGAAAGTTGGTAAACGAAAGTCAAGTGATTGTCGTTGAAAACCTCAACGTCAAGGGAATGGTTAAGAACCGGAAGTTATCAAAAGCAATATCTGATGTGGGTTGGGGAAAATTTGTCAACTTTATTGATTACAAGTTGAAACAAAGCAACGGTGAACTTGTAGAAATTGATCGCTTTTTCCCTAGCTCCAAAACCTGTTCGAGTTGTGGTCATGTCCTAGATGGATTATCTCTGGATATCAGAGAATGGGATTGTCCTAATTGTCATACTCATCATGACCGTGACGAAAACGCGGCACTCAACATCAGGAATGAAGGGATCAGAATATTAACTGAAGGCGGAGGGAACCTCGTCTTTGCCGATGGAGGCTGTGTAAGACCACCTGCTTGTAAAAGTAAGGGGCATTGGTCTGTGAATTCGGAAGCCTACACCGCCCTAGTCGGGTCGGTGTAG
- a CDS encoding formylglycine-generating enzyme family protein encodes MSITFSFETVTVNKKGEIIKRETKQARYFIEDLGDGVTLDMVYIPGGTFLMGSLKTEKGSYDYERPQHRVTVPPFFMAKYPITQAQWKVVANWPKIQRDLKPDPSDFKGDNRPVENVQWYDAVEFCTRLLQHTGRPYCLPSEAQWEYACRAGTTTPFYFGETITSDLANYDGNYTYADEPKGKYREETTPVGEFPPNAFGLYDLHGNVWEWCADPWHGNYEGAPTQGEVWDEQNNNDNRYQIYNVENLTKLLSSNQNRVIRGGSWYDNPWYCRGAYRNRLGPDSRNRYFGFRVVSLPPAWTL; translated from the coding sequence GTGTCAATAACCTTCTCCTTTGAAACCGTTACTGTTAACAAAAAGGGTGAAATCATCAAACGGGAAACCAAACAAGCGCGATACTTCATCGAAGACCTGGGGGATGGAGTCACTTTAGACATGGTTTATATTCCTGGGGGGACATTCCTCATGGGTTCACTGAAAACGGAAAAAGGCAGCTACGATTATGAACGCCCTCAGCATCGAGTTACAGTCCCCCCCTTTTTCATGGCCAAATATCCCATCACCCAAGCGCAATGGAAAGTCGTTGCGAACTGGCCGAAAATTCAACGAGATCTCAAACCAGACCCTTCTGACTTCAAAGGGGATAACCGACCTGTAGAAAATGTTCAATGGTACGATGCGGTAGAATTTTGTACCCGACTACTCCAACACACCGGACGCCCCTATTGTTTACCATCAGAAGCCCAATGGGAATATGCTTGTCGTGCTGGAACTACCACCCCGTTTTACTTTGGGGAAACGATAACCAGTGATTTAGCCAATTATGATGGCAACTACACCTATGCAGATGAACCGAAAGGGAAATATCGAGAGGAAACTACCCCGGTCGGTGAATTTCCGCCTAATGCCTTTGGATTATATGATCTCCATGGCAATGTCTGGGAATGGTGCGCCGATCCTTGGCATGGCAACTATGAAGGAGCTCCAACACAAGGAGAAGTTTGGGATGAACAGAATAATAATGATAATCGTTATCAAATTTATAACGTTGAAAATTTAACCAAATTATTAAGCAGCAATCAAAACCGGGTGATACGCGGAGGTTCGTGGTACGACAATCCCTGGTATTGCCGCGGTGCCTATCGTAACAGGCTCGGGCCGGACAGTCGGAACAGGTACTTCGGATTTCGTGTTGTTTCCCTCCCGCCTGCGTGGACTCTTTAG
- the tnpA gene encoding IS200/IS605 family transposase: MTENQYRRKNTSVSLINYHFVFCPKRRKRVLVNGVSRRLEEIIYQKAKELECDVLALEIMPDHVHLFISCHPLIAPHQIMFRIKGASSRILRKEFPHLLKLPSLWSRSYYCGTAGSVSSETIKKYIANQNSH; encoded by the coding sequence ATGACAGAAAATCAATATAGAAGAAAAAACACATCAGTTAGTCTGATCAACTATCATTTTGTCTTTTGCCCAAAAAGGAGGAAAAGGGTGTTGGTTAACGGAGTGAGCAGAAGATTAGAGGAAATTATCTACCAAAAAGCAAAAGAGCTAGAATGTGATGTCCTAGCTCTGGAGATAATGCCTGATCATGTGCATTTATTTATTAGTTGTCACCCTTTGATTGCTCCACATCAAATTATGTTCAGAATCAAAGGGGCATCATCAAGAATATTAAGAAAAGAATTTCCTCATTTACTTAAACTACCTTCTTTGTGGAGTCGAAGCTATTATTGTGGGACGGCTGGTTCTGTTTCTAGTGAAACTATCAAAAAGTATATTGCTAACCAAAACTCTCACTAG
- a CDS encoding DUF2062 domain-containing protein — protein sequence MRPLLEMHRQRQIMAASRPKPVQKLWRQWRKYFYRRFIHRQGKPEYLARGLAVGVFTGWFPFFGLQIILGVALATLLRGYKLLAVVGTWVSNPITSIPIYWFNFHIGQWLLGFPTLSLEEEQSLSFDNILNLGTDFIIALLVGSFTVALICAIISYWGSLYFIHRLHQKQFYRRYRKMHSSDYN from the coding sequence ATGCGACCGTTGCTGGAGATGCACCGACAACGCCAAATAATGGCTGCATCTCGACCCAAACCCGTTCAGAAGTTATGGCGTCAGTGGAGGAAATATTTTTATCGTCGTTTTATCCACCGTCAAGGTAAACCTGAATATTTAGCTAGAGGTTTAGCTGTTGGGGTGTTTACGGGTTGGTTTCCGTTTTTTGGCTTACAAATCATTTTAGGGGTGGCTTTAGCAACCCTTCTGCGGGGCTATAAATTGTTGGCGGTGGTTGGAACTTGGGTGAGTAACCCCATTACTTCTATTCCTATTTATTGGTTTAATTTTCATATCGGTCAATGGTTATTAGGTTTTCCTACCCTTTCTTTAGAAGAAGAACAATCTTTATCTTTTGATAATATTCTTAACTTAGGCACAGATTTTATCATCGCTTTATTGGTTGGATCTTTCACGGTTGCCTTAATTTGTGCAATTATTAGTTATTGGGGAAGTTTATATTTTATTCACCGTTTGCATCAAAAACAATTTTATCGACGGTATCGAAAAATGCACTCATCTGATTACAATTGA
- a CDS encoding response regulator, producing MKILCVEDDPNLAKLLETLLVQHHYQVDLARDGLIGWNFAETFTYDLILLDIGLPQLDGLQFCQQLRVNSSSPSSRNSDTPILLMTALDTVTNKVMGLDAGADDYIVKPFDLQEFLARMRALLRRHPDSRSPQLTWGELCMNPNSCQVTYQDQPIILTAKEYELLQLFLRNPHQIFSVSRLLDCLWKSDEFPSEGTVRAHIKGLRKKLKEQGSKDIIETLYKLGYRLRLEKQNQTPNKAQKSQKKPEVLKEFPQQLDPSFLTSEMLPELWPVWQESQPLYCDRLSIVQQAIAALYEGRLTPEQQHHAEREIHTLIGSLGCFGLMSASDLSRQIQQILKSGEPLGLAEADQLQTLTTRLRNAIEQTNQHIQHKSDPQPQPQSKTPIRSTLLLVDDDFPLAQIIAIEAVNWGYESHIATDLHQAQQLLTRYQFDSIILDLNFPNSTETGLDFLATVRHQYPNISVVMLTAEPAWMKRIQAARLGSPCFLQKPLTPNQIMQAVSQVLEQKNSLSTRILVVDDNLILLEALESVLEDAGYQVILLNQAEKFWEILEQTAPDLLILDLELSNICALKLTDPIPSPSVTGWDLCEIIRRDPRWNRLPILVLSGYTDPETIQRSFTAGADDVLSKPIGPQELLTRIEIRLQQRQRWKMTELDELTGVSLRRKALQDLTSLLHLAQRQQQPFSLVMLDLDHFKRINDQYGHDIGDQVLSYLGKLLQQSLRQEDVVGRWGGEEFVIGIYGIMKSTGIHRLQEIFEVFSQHQFWAKNGIPFQVTFSGGIAQFPDDGKDIQTLYQAADTALYQAKAQGRSRIVIS from the coding sequence GTGAAAATTCTGTGTGTAGAAGATGATCCCAATTTAGCTAAACTATTGGAAACTCTCTTAGTGCAGCATCATTATCAGGTCGATTTAGCCAGAGATGGATTGATCGGATGGAACTTTGCAGAAACCTTTACCTACGACTTAATTTTACTCGATATAGGTTTACCTCAATTAGATGGTTTACAGTTTTGTCAACAACTTCGAGTAAATTCCTCCTCCCCCTCAAGCCGGAATTCTGATACACCTATACTGCTGATGACCGCTTTGGATACAGTCACCAATAAAGTCATGGGTTTGGATGCAGGAGCAGATGATTATATTGTTAAACCGTTTGATTTACAAGAATTTTTAGCTCGAATGAGGGCCTTATTGCGACGACATCCAGACAGTCGCTCACCCCAATTAACTTGGGGGGAATTGTGTATGAATCCTAATAGTTGTCAAGTAACCTATCAAGATCAACCGATCATATTAACCGCAAAAGAATATGAATTATTACAGCTTTTTCTGCGAAATCCCCATCAGATTTTTAGTGTCAGTCGCTTATTAGATTGTCTGTGGAAATCCGATGAATTTCCCAGTGAAGGAACAGTTCGAGCGCATATTAAAGGATTACGAAAAAAACTCAAAGAGCAGGGGTCTAAAGATATTATAGAAACCCTGTATAAATTAGGCTATCGATTAAGATTAGAAAAACAGAATCAAACCCCAAATAAAGCCCAAAAATCACAAAAAAAACCGGAAGTTTTGAAGGAATTTCCTCAACAATTAGATCCGTCTTTCCTAACTTCAGAAATGCTACCTGAATTGTGGCCCGTATGGCAGGAGTCCCAACCCCTTTACTGCGATCGCTTATCCATTGTTCAACAGGCGATCGCAGCCTTATATGAAGGACGATTAACCCCCGAACAACAACACCATGCAGAACGAGAAATTCATACGTTAATCGGATCATTAGGGTGTTTTGGATTAATGTCAGCCTCGGATTTATCCCGCCAAATTCAGCAGATTTTGAAATCGGGAGAACCCTTGGGATTAGCAGAAGCCGACCAACTCCAAACCTTAACAACCAGATTACGGAACGCGATTGAACAGACTAATCAACACATCCAACACAAAAGTGATCCCCAACCTCAACCTCAATCTAAAACCCCGATTCGCAGCACATTGTTACTTGTAGATGATGATTTTCCCCTGGCTCAAATTATTGCCATTGAAGCCGTGAATTGGGGCTATGAATCCCATATTGCCACGGATCTGCACCAAGCCCAACAACTGTTGACTCGGTATCAATTTGATAGCATAATCTTGGATCTCAACTTCCCGAATTCTACAGAAACGGGATTAGATTTTCTAGCAACGGTACGACATCAATATCCCAATATTTCAGTGGTAATGTTAACGGCAGAACCCGCCTGGATGAAGCGAATTCAGGCGGCGCGGTTGGGAAGTCCCTGCTTCTTGCAAAAACCCTTAACTCCCAATCAAATCATGCAGGCGGTATCCCAAGTTTTAGAGCAAAAAAATTCCCTATCGACTCGGATTTTAGTCGTTGATGACAATCTAATTTTACTAGAAGCTTTAGAAAGTGTATTAGAAGACGCAGGTTATCAGGTCATCTTGCTGAATCAAGCCGAAAAATTTTGGGAAATCTTAGAACAAACGGCTCCTGATTTGTTAATTCTGGATTTGGAATTATCCAACATCTGCGCCTTGAAACTGACAGATCCCATACCCTCCCCCAGTGTCACGGGTTGGGATTTGTGTGAAATTATTCGCCGTGATCCACGCTGGAACCGATTACCTATTTTGGTTTTATCCGGTTATACTGACCCTGAAACCATTCAACGCAGTTTTACCGCCGGGGCTGATGATGTTTTATCGAAACCCATTGGCCCCCAAGAATTGCTGACTCGGATTGAAATTCGACTACAACAGCGACAACGCTGGAAAATGACGGAATTGGATGAGTTAACGGGAGTCAGTCTCCGGCGAAAAGCGTTACAAGACCTAACTTCGTTACTCCATTTAGCCCAACGACAACAACAACCCTTCAGTCTAGTAATGTTGGACTTAGATCATTTCAAACGCATCAATGATCAATATGGACACGATATCGGAGATCAGGTTTTAAGTTATTTGGGCAAACTTTTACAACAATCCTTAAGACAAGAAGACGTGGTAGGACGTTGGGGGGGCGAGGAATTTGTAATAGGGATATATGGGATAATGAAATCCACTGGAATTCATCGATTACAGGAGATTTTTGAGGTTTTCAGCCAGCACCAATTCTGGGCTAAGAATGGAATTCCCTTTCAAGTCACCTTTAGTGGCGGAATTGCTCAGTTTCCTGATGATGGCAAAGACATACAAACCCTTTACCAAGCTGCGGATACAGCCCTTTACCAAGCTAAAGCCCAAGGCAGAAGTCGAATAGTAATCAGTTGA
- a CDS encoding response regulator — MYKILTLENDKFLLEVLSEWLMEMGFYTVKAHTIQEGYERLKEEDPDLILCSYTLPDGNGLELLKKIRSDFKDEKMPFILTTGYELKTTDKWQTNYLPNAILYKPFWPEMLLETLHCYLPDKPR; from the coding sequence ATGTACAAAATATTAACTCTTGAAAACGATAAATTTCTGCTGGAAGTTTTATCGGAATGGCTTATGGAAATGGGTTTTTATACCGTAAAAGCTCATACAATTCAAGAAGGTTATGAACGGCTAAAAGAAGAAGATCCTGATCTCATTTTATGTAGTTACACCCTTCCTGATGGGAATGGATTGGAATTGCTCAAAAAAATTCGCAGTGATTTTAAGGATGAAAAAATGCCGTTTATTTTAACCACTGGATATGAATTAAAAACCACCGATAAATGGCAAACTAATTACTTACCCAATGCAATTTTATACAAACCATTCTGGCCGGAAATGTTGTTAGAAACTTTGCATTGTTATTTGCCGGATAAACCAAGATAA
- a CDS encoding four helix bundle protein: MSDEGLCQKSLVYDKAYKFAIRVVNAYKYLTQNKQEWVLSKQLIRSGTSIGANIAEANGAISPADFSAKMSIAYKECLETKYWLSLLKDTSYLDEQAFNSIYQDADEVGKILFAILKNTRITKNCQPIIDNG, from the coding sequence ATGAGTGATGAAGGATTGTGTCAAAAAAGTTTGGTTTATGATAAAGCTTATAAATTTGCGATTCGGGTTGTTAATGCTTATAAATATCTAACTCAAAATAAGCAGGAGTGGGTTTTGTCTAAGCAGTTAATTAGAAGTGGTACATCAATTGGAGCGAATATTGCTGAAGCTAATGGTGCAATATCTCCAGCAGATTTTTCTGCCAAAATGTCTATTGCATATAAAGAATGTCTGGAAACTAAATACTGGCTTTCTTTATTAAAAGACACAAGCTATTTAGATGAACAAGCTTTTAACAGTATCTATCAAGATGCTGATGAAGTCGGAAAAATTCTTTTTGCCATCCTTAAAAATACTAGGATCACTAAAAACTGTCAACCGATAATTGATAATGGATAA